One window from the genome of Mucilaginibacter ginsenosidivorans encodes:
- the rlmB gene encoding 23S rRNA (guanosine(2251)-2'-O)-methyltransferase RlmB has protein sequence MSFNTRPPRENNQMVFGIRAVIEAIRSGKEIESLYIQRGVGGGLLHELKELLHQYGIVAQQVPIEKLNRITAKNHQGVIAVISPIIYQKIENIIPEIFERGDAPLILVLDGITDVRNMGAIARTAECAGVHAIVIPAKGSAQINADGIKTSAGALYKIPVCRHDNFMQTMRFLQKSGLQLVACTEKTREFIYTPDYTVPTAIVMGSEEDGIRNEIIRMADHLAKIPMFGEIESLNVSVSTGVILYEAVRQRRSS, from the coding sequence ATGTCCTTTAATACTCGTCCGCCCAGGGAAAACAACCAGATGGTTTTTGGTATACGTGCAGTTATCGAGGCGATCAGGTCGGGTAAGGAGATCGAGTCGTTATACATTCAGCGGGGCGTGGGCGGGGGTTTATTACACGAACTGAAAGAACTGCTTCATCAGTACGGCATAGTTGCCCAGCAGGTACCTATCGAGAAGCTGAACCGCATCACGGCGAAGAATCACCAGGGGGTAATTGCTGTTATCTCGCCCATCATATACCAGAAAATAGAGAATATCATCCCCGAAATATTTGAGAGAGGAGATGCACCCCTGATATTGGTGTTAGACGGCATAACCGATGTGCGCAACATGGGTGCCATTGCCCGCACGGCAGAATGCGCAGGCGTGCATGCTATCGTTATCCCTGCAAAGGGCTCGGCGCAGATCAATGCAGATGGCATCAAAACGTCGGCCGGGGCGCTATACAAAATACCGGTTTGCCGTCACGACAATTTTATGCAGACGATGCGTTTTTTGCAGAAATCGGGCCTGCAATTGGTTGCTTGTACAGAAAAAACCAGGGAATTTATTTATACCCCGGACTATACCGTGCCTACTGCTATCGTTATGGGATCGGAAGAGGATGGCATACGCAACGAGATCATCCGTATGGCCGACCATTTAGCCAAAATACCGATGTTTGGGGAGATCGAGTCGCTGAATGTTTCGGTATCGACGGGTGTGATATTGTACGAGGCTGTGCGCCAAAGGCGCAGTAGTTAG
- a CDS encoding mannose-1-phosphate guanylyltransferase — translation MNKNYYAIIMAGGIGSRFWPISRTSYPKQFLDILGTGKTLIQNTYDRFLKVCPKENIYVVTNENYAGLVKTQLPDMQNSQILTEPVMRNTAPCIAYGCFKIESMNPDAAIVVAPSDHLILDEAAFISAIEKSLKVASEKECLITLGIKPSRPDTGYGYIQFTDNAINDEFHKVKTFTEKPNLELAKTFIQSGDFLWNAGIFVWSAKSIVKAFVRYQPEMNEIFAEARSVYNTDGEKAHVHKAYQQCTNISIDYGIMEKADNVYVLPSEFGWSDLGTWASIYQLAEKDYVGNAVIPSEKVIMYDSSNCMVNVPADKLVVLQGLHDFIVVESNNTLLICPRDQEQNVKQVVADVKTKFGTKYI, via the coding sequence ATGAATAAAAACTATTATGCTATTATCATGGCAGGCGGTATCGGAAGCCGTTTTTGGCCTATTAGCAGAACATCCTATCCAAAACAATTCTTAGATATACTTGGTACCGGTAAAACACTGATTCAAAATACCTACGACAGGTTCCTGAAAGTTTGCCCGAAAGAAAATATTTACGTTGTAACTAATGAAAATTATGCCGGGCTGGTAAAAACTCAGTTGCCCGATATGCAGAACAGCCAGATACTTACCGAGCCGGTGATGCGCAATACGGCGCCTTGCATTGCCTATGGCTGTTTCAAAATAGAAAGTATGAATCCGGATGCCGCTATTGTTGTGGCGCCATCAGATCACCTGATATTGGACGAGGCGGCTTTTATATCTGCTATCGAGAAATCGCTAAAAGTGGCTTCTGAAAAAGAATGCCTGATAACACTCGGTATAAAGCCATCGAGACCCGATACCGGTTATGGCTATATCCAGTTCACAGACAATGCCATAAATGACGAATTTCATAAAGTTAAGACGTTCACGGAAAAGCCTAATCTCGAATTAGCCAAAACCTTTATCCAAAGCGGCGATTTTTTATGGAATGCCGGGATCTTCGTTTGGTCAGCTAAGTCTATTGTAAAAGCTTTTGTCCGTTACCAGCCGGAGATGAACGAAATCTTCGCGGAGGCGCGTTCGGTTTACAATACCGACGGTGAAAAGGCCCATGTACACAAGGCCTATCAGCAATGCACCAATATTTCTATCGACTACGGTATTATGGAAAAGGCCGATAACGTCTATGTACTTCCTTCAGAATTCGGCTGGTCCGACCTGGGTACCTGGGCATCCATATACCAGCTTGCTGAAAAAGATTATGTTGGCAATGCGGTCATCCCATCAGAGAAAGTGATCATGTACGACTCATCGAACTGCATGGTGAACGTACCCGCTGATAAGTTGGTTGTTTTACAGGGCCTGCATGATTTTATCGTAGTGGAATCGAATAATACGCTCCTTATCTGCCCCCGCGACCAGGAACAAAATGTGAAACAGGTAGTAGCAGACGTAAAAACGAAGTTCGGAACGAAGTATATTTGA
- the recQ gene encoding DNA helicase RecQ has protein sequence MIETKRSLFDNLQNFFGFDNFKGEQEAIITNILAGNDTFVIMPTGGGKSMCYQLPALMSDGTAIVISPLIALMKNQVDQLRAFGGSDSIAHFLNSSLTKADIARVKEDVLGGKTKLLYVAPESLTKQENVDFLRLNHVSFVAVDEAHCISEWGHDFRPEYRKIRQVISNIGDDIPIIALTATATPKVQQDIQKNLQMNNATVFKSSFNRSNLFYEVRAKRNVIKEIVKFVKQNQGKSGIIYCLSRKKVEEVAEALNLNGVKALPYHAGLESKVRADTQDKFLMEDVDVIVATIAFGMGIDKPDVRYVIHHDMPKSMEGYYQETGRSGRDGGEGVCLAFYSEKDIDKLQKFMKDKPVSEREIGTQILKEVIDYAESSVCRRKQLLHYFGENFNEAGCNNMCDNCCAHKEHFDGEEQLHKALSLVKKLGEKFDDEHIISVLMGADNPQVHNYGHHLIDEFGSGKDDGENLWKSLMRQALLNNYLSKDIDQYGLLRLTKAGINFLDNPHSIRFVLNRPMGATDDDESEDGPKQGGGALDTELLQMLKDLRKKIAKQKGLPPFVIFQDPSLEEMCTHYPITTEELKQISGVGTGKAMKFGAPFIDLIKKYVEDNEIDRPVDMVIKSAANKSALKVYIIQNIDRHLSLEDIAASKGLTYEEILREVETIVNSGTKLNLNYFIDEVIDEDKQEEVFDYFKTAEIDSIDNALAELGADDYTREEVQLMRIKFISEIGN, from the coding sequence ATGATTGAAACGAAACGGTCGCTTTTTGATAATCTGCAGAATTTTTTTGGGTTTGATAACTTCAAGGGAGAGCAGGAAGCGATCATCACGAACATCCTCGCCGGAAATGATACTTTCGTGATTATGCCGACGGGCGGGGGCAAATCCATGTGCTATCAATTGCCGGCCCTGATGAGTGATGGTACGGCGATCGTTATATCGCCGCTGATAGCGCTGATGAAAAACCAGGTAGACCAATTGAGAGCCTTCGGAGGTTCGGACAGCATAGCACATTTTTTAAATTCATCGTTGACCAAGGCCGACATAGCACGTGTGAAGGAAGATGTACTGGGTGGGAAAACAAAATTGCTTTACGTAGCGCCCGAATCGTTAACCAAACAGGAAAATGTCGATTTTCTCCGTTTGAACCATGTTTCGTTCGTCGCCGTGGACGAAGCGCATTGTATCTCGGAATGGGGGCACGATTTTCGCCCCGAGTACCGCAAGATACGCCAGGTGATCAGCAACATAGGCGACGATATCCCCATTATTGCATTAACCGCTACAGCAACCCCTAAGGTACAACAAGATATCCAGAAGAACCTGCAAATGAATAATGCAACGGTTTTCAAATCATCGTTCAATCGCTCCAACCTGTTTTACGAGGTACGGGCGAAAAGAAACGTGATCAAGGAGATCGTCAAATTCGTTAAGCAAAACCAGGGAAAATCGGGGATCATATATTGCCTTAGCCGTAAAAAGGTGGAAGAAGTGGCCGAGGCCTTAAATCTTAACGGTGTAAAGGCCCTGCCTTACCATGCCGGACTAGAATCGAAGGTACGCGCCGACACACAGGACAAGTTCCTGATGGAGGATGTAGACGTTATTGTGGCGACAATTGCCTTTGGAATGGGGATCGACAAGCCAGACGTTCGTTATGTGATACACCACGATATGCCGAAAAGCATGGAAGGTTATTACCAGGAAACGGGCCGCTCGGGGCGTGATGGCGGCGAAGGTGTTTGCCTTGCCTTCTATTCTGAAAAGGATATAGACAAGCTGCAAAAGTTTATGAAAGATAAACCCGTATCGGAGCGCGAGATAGGCACCCAGATACTGAAGGAAGTAATAGACTACGCCGAATCATCTGTTTGCCGCCGGAAACAGTTGCTGCACTACTTTGGCGAAAACTTTAATGAAGCGGGCTGCAACAATATGTGCGATAATTGCTGCGCACACAAAGAACATTTTGATGGCGAGGAACAATTGCATAAGGCGTTGAGCCTGGTTAAAAAATTGGGCGAGAAGTTTGATGACGAGCATATCATCAGTGTACTAATGGGTGCAGACAACCCGCAGGTGCATAATTATGGCCATCATTTGATAGACGAGTTCGGTTCGGGTAAAGACGATGGAGAAAACCTTTGGAAATCATTGATGCGCCAGGCGCTGCTCAATAATTATCTTTCCAAAGATATTGATCAGTATGGCTTGCTTAGATTAACCAAAGCCGGCATCAACTTCCTTGATAATCCGCATAGCATCAGGTTTGTTCTGAACCGCCCGATGGGCGCTACGGACGATGATGAGTCGGAAGACGGCCCGAAACAAGGCGGAGGAGCGCTTGATACCGAATTGCTGCAGATGTTGAAGGACCTGCGCAAGAAAATAGCCAAGCAAAAGGGTTTGCCCCCGTTTGTGATATTCCAGGACCCATCGCTCGAAGAAATGTGCACACATTACCCGATAACAACGGAGGAGTTGAAGCAAATTTCTGGCGTAGGTACGGGCAAAGCAATGAAATTTGGTGCGCCATTCATCGATCTAATCAAGAAATACGTCGAGGATAATGAAATAGACCGCCCGGTAGATATGGTGATCAAGAGCGCTGCCAACAAATCGGCGTTAAAGGTTTATATCATCCAGAATATTGACCGCCATCTGAGCTTGGAGGACATCGCCGCTTCAAAAGGATTAACTTATGAAGAGATACTTCGTGAAGTGGAAACTATCGTTAATTCGGGCACTAAACTTAACCTCAATTACTTTATTGATGAAGTGATAGACGAAGATAAACAGGAAGAGGTTTTTGACTATTTTAAAACGGCCGAGATCGATTCGATCGATAATGCCCTTGCAGAACTAGGGGCCGACGACTATACCCGTGAGGAGGTACAATTAATGCGCATCAAATTCATATCAGAAATAGGGAATTGA
- a CDS encoding OmpA family protein has translation MKVIFLSVFFLLFASLVYAQRQYSTTDKQAIQYFALANQSLDDRLYDEAIEQLQKAIGEDAKFIEAHVLLGDVLRGRWRYGEASEQFLKAIALDPEFSRGIYYKLGDCEVHNAQYAQAKIHLEKYLSYDNTTPQTAAIAKKLLNDCAFSLDAIQHPVPFKPINVGDEINTADDEYLPTVTADENTLIFTRKINNNEDFYKSDKVNGKWQTATYLSDQINTPRYNEGAQSISQNGKVLFFTGCNRPDGLGRCDIYIATKKGNDWNKPFDISPPVNTNGWESQPSISADGRTLYFVSNRKGGYGGYDLYKSTLSEKGWSQPENMGPNINTPYDEQSPFIHPDDSTFYFCSNGWPGLGGMDLFVSHLGKDGKWQKPINLGYPINSNGDENGLTLTANGTYAFFASNKLNGQGGFDIYTFELPPALRPHEVTYVKGIVLDAVTKQPLESAVEIVDLVKNSPVYQDYSSAEQGDFLATITTGKDYGLNIARDGYLFYSANFSLAGHVNTEPFHITAYLQPIEVGNKVILKNIFFDTNKFDIKDESKPELQKLIDFLNLNKTVHIEVSGHTDNVGTVQSNQVLSENRAKAVYQYLIANGIQPERLTYKGYGETQPIESNDTDDGRSKNRRTEFKIIAK, from the coding sequence ATGAAAGTTATTTTCCTTTCGGTGTTTTTTCTCCTGTTTGCTTCGCTTGTTTACGCTCAGAGGCAATACTCTACTACCGACAAACAAGCAATTCAATACTTCGCACTGGCCAATCAAAGTCTCGACGATCGCTTATATGACGAGGCTATTGAGCAGTTGCAAAAAGCCATTGGTGAGGATGCAAAATTTATAGAGGCCCATGTTCTTTTAGGTGATGTCCTGCGGGGCAGGTGGCGTTATGGAGAAGCATCGGAACAATTCCTCAAGGCGATTGCCCTCGATCCAGAATTTAGCCGGGGCATTTATTATAAGCTTGGCGATTGCGAGGTTCATAACGCTCAGTATGCGCAGGCTAAAATACATCTCGAAAAATATCTTTCATACGATAATACAACCCCGCAGACGGCGGCAATCGCAAAAAAATTATTGAACGACTGCGCCTTCAGCCTCGATGCTATACAACACCCGGTACCATTTAAACCTATTAACGTTGGAGACGAGATCAATACGGCTGATGATGAATACCTGCCGACCGTTACAGCCGACGAAAATACTTTGATATTTACCCGCAAAATCAATAACAACGAGGACTTTTATAAAAGCGACAAGGTTAACGGCAAGTGGCAAACGGCAACCTACCTGAGCGACCAGATCAATACACCGAGATATAACGAAGGTGCGCAGTCTATTTCTCAAAATGGTAAAGTGCTGTTTTTTACGGGCTGCAACCGCCCGGACGGCCTCGGGCGATGCGATATTTACATTGCAACCAAAAAGGGTAACGACTGGAATAAACCCTTTGATATAAGTCCGCCGGTAAACACAAATGGCTGGGAGTCGCAGCCGTCTATAAGCGCTGACGGACGTACACTTTATTTCGTGAGCAACCGGAAAGGCGGATATGGGGGTTACGACCTTTATAAATCGACCCTTAGCGAAAAGGGCTGGTCGCAACCGGAGAATATGGGGCCGAATATCAATACGCCATACGACGAGCAATCGCCATTTATTCACCCCGACGACAGTACCTTTTATTTTTGCTCGAACGGCTGGCCGGGCCTTGGTGGAATGGACCTGTTTGTAAGTCACCTGGGCAAGGATGGGAAGTGGCAAAAACCAATAAACCTGGGCTACCCCATCAATTCAAACGGTGATGAGAACGGGCTCACCTTAACTGCAAATGGAACTTATGCTTTTTTTGCATCAAACAAGTTAAACGGCCAGGGCGGATTTGATATTTATACTTTCGAACTGCCGCCTGCACTTCGGCCGCATGAGGTTACCTATGTCAAAGGCATTGTGCTGGACGCGGTAACCAAACAACCCCTGGAATCGGCAGTGGAGATCGTCGACCTGGTTAAGAACTCACCTGTTTACCAGGATTACAGTTCGGCCGAGCAGGGCGATTTCCTGGCGACCATTACAACAGGTAAAGATTACGGGCTAAATATCGCCAGGGACGGCTACCTCTTCTATTCGGCTAATTTCTCACTTGCAGGACATGTAAATACCGAGCCATTCCATATCACCGCTTATTTGCAGCCTATCGAGGTTGGCAATAAGGTTATTCTAAAAAACATCTTTTTTGATACCAATAAGTTTGACATCAAAGACGAATCGAAGCCCGAACTACAAAAACTCATAGATTTTCTTAACCTGAACAAGACCGTGCATATCGAAGTATCCGGCCATACGGATAACGTAGGTACTGTGCAATCTAACCAGGTACTGTCTGAGAATCGTGCCAAAGCTGTTTACCAATATTTGATAGCTAACGGTATTCAGCCCGAAAGGTTAACTTACAAAGGCTATGGCGAGACGCAACCCATCGAATCAAACGATACTGACGATGGCCGTAGTAAAAACCGCAGGACGGAGTTTAAGATAATTGCGAAGTAG
- a CDS encoding 7-carboxy-7-deazaguanine synthase QueE translates to MAHQVPDDGTLLPLMEEFYTIQGEGFNTGKAAYFIRLGGCDVGCHWCDVKESWDAELHPLTAADKIVENALKYPSRAVVVTGGEPLLYNLDYLTSGLRENGIKTFIETSGAYPMSGQWDWVCLSPKKFKKPAAGIAQHADELKVIIFNKSDFAWAEEHAAMVSAQCKLYLQPEWSKAKEMTPLIVDYVMNNPKWEISLQTHKYLNIP, encoded by the coding sequence ATGGCACACCAGGTTCCGGACGACGGCACATTACTTCCTTTGATGGAAGAATTTTATACGATACAGGGCGAAGGATTTAATACCGGTAAGGCGGCCTACTTTATCCGTTTAGGTGGTTGCGACGTAGGCTGTCATTGGTGCGACGTAAAGGAAAGCTGGGACGCTGAACTCCATCCGCTCACCGCGGCAGATAAGATCGTGGAGAACGCTTTAAAATACCCTTCACGCGCCGTTGTGGTTACAGGCGGCGAACCACTTTTGTATAATCTTGACTATTTAACCTCCGGGCTTCGCGAAAACGGCATTAAAACTTTTATTGAAACATCTGGCGCCTATCCAATGTCGGGACAATGGGACTGGGTATGCCTTTCGCCAAAAAAATTCAAAAAGCCCGCTGCAGGCATCGCCCAACACGCTGATGAACTGAAAGTGATCATATTCAATAAGTCGGATTTTGCCTGGGCCGAAGAGCATGCAGCTATGGTATCGGCGCAATGTAAATTATATCTTCAGCCCGAATGGTCGAAAGCGAAGGAAATGACGCCGCTTATTGTTGATTATGTGATGAATAACCCCAAATGGGAGATATCGCTGCAAACACATAAATATTTGAATATCCCCTAA
- a CDS encoding Rieske (2Fe-2S) protein: MEWYKIPDLKYTGQTFIKRVKAGGKTICLVGYDNKVFALGAKCPHAGGDLTQGWCKEGKLICPVHRYSYSLETGKGSEGQNDYIDSYPVEIKDDSVYIGISSFWEKFKQAFK; this comes from the coding sequence ATGGAATGGTATAAAATACCTGATCTGAAATACACCGGACAAACATTTATTAAAAGGGTAAAAGCAGGCGGAAAAACCATCTGTCTCGTCGGTTATGACAACAAGGTTTTTGCATTAGGCGCAAAATGCCCGCACGCCGGGGGCGATCTTACACAGGGCTGGTGTAAAGAAGGGAAACTTATTTGCCCGGTACACAGATACTCCTATAGCCTGGAAACCGGGAAAGGGAGCGAGGGCCAAAACGATTATATAGACAGTTATCCTGTTGAAATAAAGGATGATTCTGTTTATATTGGCATCAGTTCGTTCTGGGAGAAATTTAAACAAGCATTTAAATAA
- a CDS encoding bifunctional 5,10-methylenetetrahydrofolate dehydrogenase/5,10-methenyltetrahydrofolate cyclohydrolase: protein MNLLDGKYVSEKLKLEIADEAAKILERTGRKPHLVAVLVGHDGGSETYVASKMKNCEKVGFKSSLVRYEDTVTEEELLAKVAELNADADIDGIIVQLPLPKHIDPEKVTEKIDYRKDVDGFHPINLGRMQRNLPSFIPATPYGITLMLKEYGIDTTGKHCVVVGRSNIVGSPMSILMARNTTPGNCTVTICHSRTPDIKKFTLDADILIVAIGKKNFITADMVKDGVVVIDVGMNRETSTVTKSGFKLYGDVDFENVAPKSSWITPVPGGVGLMTIVGLLKNTLASANKEVYS from the coding sequence ATGAATTTACTCGACGGAAAATACGTATCAGAAAAGCTAAAGTTGGAAATTGCCGATGAAGCGGCTAAAATATTGGAACGCACGGGCCGTAAGCCGCATTTGGTGGCGGTTTTAGTGGGTCACGATGGTGGCAGCGAGACCTATGTGGCCAGCAAAATGAAGAATTGTGAGAAAGTGGGTTTTAAATCGAGTTTGGTTAGGTACGAAGACACAGTTACCGAGGAAGAATTACTGGCCAAAGTAGCTGAATTGAATGCTGACGCTGATATCGACGGTATCATTGTTCAGTTACCATTGCCAAAGCACATCGACCCGGAAAAAGTTACAGAGAAGATCGACTACCGAAAAGATGTGGACGGCTTCCACCCTATTAACCTCGGCCGGATGCAGCGTAATCTGCCATCGTTTATACCGGCTACGCCTTATGGCATCACGCTGATGCTGAAGGAATACGGCATTGATACCACCGGAAAGCATTGTGTGGTGGTTGGCCGCAGTAATATTGTCGGTTCGCCCATGAGTATACTGATGGCCCGGAACACCACACCGGGCAATTGCACGGTTACTATTTGCCACAGCCGTACGCCTGATATCAAAAAATTCACTTTAGATGCTGATATACTCATCGTAGCCATTGGCAAAAAGAATTTTATTACCGCCGATATGGTAAAAGATGGCGTAGTGGTGATCGACGTGGGTATGAACCGCGAAACATCAACCGTGACAAAATCGGGTTTTAAATTATATGGCGATGTCGACTTTGAAAATGTCGCCCCGAAATCATCATGGATAACACCGGTTCCGGGTGGTGTAGGTTTAATGACCATAGTAGGATTGCTAAAAAATACGCTGGCCTCAGCTAATAAGGAAGTTTATTCTTAA
- the lepA gene encoding translation elongation factor 4: protein MEHIRNFCIIAHIDHGKSTLADRLLEYTNTISQRDAQAQLLDDMDLERERGITIKSHAIQMDYVLDGQKYVLNLIDTPGHVDFSYEVSRSIAACEGALLIVDAAQGIQAQTISNLYLALENDLEIIPVLNKMDLPGAMPEEVKDQIVDLIGCKREEILAASGKTGLGVHDILRAIVERVPAPVGDPKAPLQALIFDSVFNSFRGIIAYFKVVNGEIRKGEKVKFVATEKQYLADEVGTLKLNQLPKDVIKTGDVGYIISGIKEAREVKVGDTITHVDRPCAEGIQGFEEVKPMVFAGIYPVDTDDYEELRESMAKLQLNDASLVFEPESSAALGFGFRCGFLGMLHMEIIQERLEREFDMTVITTVPNVSYKAFTTRGEELQVNNPSDLPDPSRIDFVEEPYIKATIITKSEFVGPVMSLCIQKRGSIVNQSYLTSDRVELIFEMPMGEIVFDFYDKLKTISKGYASFDYHQIGYRQSDLVRLDIRLNAEPVDALSSLIYRGNAYDFGKKICEKLKELLPRQQFEIIIQASIGAKIIARETVKALRKDVTAKCYGGDISRKRKLLEKQKKGKKRMRQVGNVEIPQSAFMAVLKLD, encoded by the coding sequence ATGGAGCACATTCGTAATTTTTGTATCATAGCGCATATCGACCACGGCAAAAGTACTTTAGCCGATCGTTTGCTTGAATATACCAATACTATCTCGCAACGCGATGCACAGGCGCAGCTTTTGGATGACATGGACCTGGAGCGGGAGCGCGGCATCACCATCAAGAGCCATGCTATACAGATGGACTATGTGCTCGATGGCCAGAAATATGTTTTGAACCTGATCGACACACCCGGGCACGTGGATTTTTCCTACGAGGTTTCCCGGTCGATAGCAGCCTGCGAAGGCGCATTATTGATAGTAGATGCGGCACAGGGCATACAGGCACAAACCATATCCAACTTATACCTTGCTTTAGAGAACGACCTGGAAATTATCCCCGTTCTGAATAAAATGGACCTTCCAGGCGCTATGCCCGAGGAGGTTAAAGACCAGATCGTCGACCTGATAGGTTGTAAGCGTGAAGAGATATTGGCAGCTTCAGGTAAAACGGGTTTGGGAGTTCATGATATTTTGCGGGCGATAGTGGAACGCGTCCCCGCTCCTGTTGGCGACCCGAAAGCCCCTTTACAGGCTTTGATCTTCGACTCGGTATTTAATTCGTTCAGGGGAATCATCGCTTACTTTAAAGTAGTTAACGGCGAAATACGAAAAGGCGAAAAGGTAAAGTTTGTGGCAACGGAAAAGCAATACCTGGCTGATGAAGTTGGTACGTTAAAGCTGAATCAATTGCCAAAAGATGTCATCAAAACAGGCGACGTAGGCTATATCATATCAGGTATTAAGGAAGCCCGCGAAGTAAAAGTTGGCGATACCATAACCCATGTCGACCGGCCCTGCGCGGAAGGCATACAAGGCTTTGAAGAGGTGAAACCCATGGTTTTTGCTGGTATTTACCCGGTTGATACGGATGATTATGAAGAGCTGCGCGAATCGATGGCCAAATTGCAGTTGAACGATGCTTCGCTGGTTTTTGAACCGGAATCGTCTGCGGCATTGGGTTTTGGTTTCCGATGCGGGTTCCTCGGCATGTTGCACATGGAGATCATCCAGGAGCGTTTGGAACGCGAGTTTGACATGACGGTTATCACCACAGTGCCTAACGTATCCTACAAGGCGTTTACTACCCGCGGTGAGGAATTGCAGGTAAATAACCCTTCCGATCTGCCGGACCCGAGCCGGATCGACTTTGTCGAAGAGCCCTATATTAAGGCGACCATAATTACCAAATCGGAATTTGTAGGGCCGGTAATGTCATTATGTATACAGAAACGCGGTTCTATCGTTAATCAGTCGTACCTGACATCGGATCGTGTTGAACTAATATTTGAAATGCCGATGGGCGAGATCGTGTTCGATTTTTACGATAAACTGAAAACGATCTCCAAAGGCTATGCGTCGTTCGATTATCACCAGATAGGTTATCGCCAGTCGGACCTGGTACGCCTGGATATTCGTTTAAATGCGGAGCCTGTGGACGCCCTGTCATCTCTGATATACCGGGGAAATGCTTATGATTTCGGTAAAAAGATATGCGAAAAGCTGAAAGAATTATTACCACGCCAGCAGTTCGAGATCATCATACAGGCATCCATCGGTGCAAAGATCATTGCCCGTGAAACGGTGAAGGCCTTGCGTAAAGACGTTACGGCCAAATGCTACGGCGGTGATATATCGCGTAAGCGCAAGTTGCTGGAAAAGCAGAAAAAAGGAAAGAAACGCATGCGCCAGGTAGGTAACGTGGAAATACCGCAGTCGGCGTTTATGGCGGTGTTGAAATTAGATTAA
- a CDS encoding type II CAAX endopeptidase family protein has product MADLTLINDADESQLPHCGNCDRPVYESSRFCSHCGHAIILSSESSTEEKWRAIKQAALFFAIHAVACCVFSFVDYFKTFTWSIVIDVFLAAVAVVFFFINWSKLKSVFLWHSFSVLKLLGYCAIAVGGSFVVNFVVRWLNRSLFSTDFSYYEFYASHKNSVVLAIFFVAVMPALFEELGYRGFLLGKLMLVTDTKQAIFISSFVFAIMHRSVISLFWLIPFALLLGHVRTKEKTLWYGVCMHFCFNFTAIMLEIIQWNHHL; this is encoded by the coding sequence TTGGCTGATCTAACCCTTATTAACGATGCGGATGAATCGCAATTACCCCATTGCGGTAACTGTGATCGGCCCGTATATGAAAGCAGCAGGTTTTGCAGTCATTGCGGTCATGCTATTATTCTCTCTTCTGAAAGTTCGACTGAGGAAAAGTGGAGAGCAATAAAGCAGGCGGCGCTGTTTTTTGCTATACATGCCGTTGCCTGTTGTGTATTTAGCTTTGTAGATTACTTTAAAACATTTACCTGGTCAATTGTTATTGATGTTTTCCTGGCAGCAGTCGCTGTCGTTTTCTTTTTTATCAATTGGTCAAAACTAAAAAGCGTATTTCTATGGCATAGTTTTTCTGTTCTAAAACTGCTGGGGTATTGTGCTATTGCGGTCGGGGGATCGTTTGTGGTAAACTTTGTTGTTAGATGGCTTAACAGGAGCCTGTTTTCTACCGACTTCTCTTATTACGAGTTCTATGCATCGCATAAGAATAGCGTTGTATTGGCGATCTTTTTTGTCGCGGTAATGCCGGCTTTGTTTGAAGAACTGGGCTATCGCGGGTTTTTGCTGGGAAAGCTTATGCTGGTAACTGATACCAAACAGGCAATTTTTATAAGTTCTTTTGTTTTCGCTATTATGCACAGATCAGTAATTTCACTTTTCTGGCTTATCCCATTTGCCTTATTACTCGGCCATGTGCGCACTAAAGAAAAAACGCTATGGTATGGGGTATGTATGCACTTCTGCTTTAATTTCACTGCCATAATGCTCGAAATAATACAATGGAACCACCATTTATAA